A window from Streptomyces sp. NBC_00271 encodes these proteins:
- a CDS encoding glutathione peroxidase — MTTDSSSSSVLDVQIDSLQGGTADLGQYRGKTVLIVNVASKCGLTPQYAGLERLHERYAGQGFTVLGVPCNQFMGQEPGTSEEIAEFCSATYGVTFPMTEKVEVNGDARHELYERLVDTADGEGHTGDIRWNFEKFLIGPGGDVVARFSPQTEPESAEVVAAVEKHLGA; from the coding sequence ATGACTACTGACAGTTCAAGCAGTTCCGTGCTCGACGTCCAGATCGACTCCCTCCAGGGCGGCACCGCGGACCTCGGGCAGTACCGCGGCAAGACCGTGCTCATCGTGAACGTGGCCTCCAAGTGCGGGCTGACCCCGCAGTACGCGGGCCTGGAGCGGCTGCACGAGCGGTACGCGGGGCAGGGCTTCACCGTGCTCGGTGTGCCCTGCAACCAGTTCATGGGGCAGGAGCCCGGCACCTCCGAGGAGATCGCCGAGTTCTGCTCCGCGACCTACGGCGTCACCTTCCCGATGACCGAGAAGGTCGAGGTCAACGGGGACGCGCGGCACGAGCTGTACGAGCGTCTCGTGGACACCGCCGACGGCGAGGGCCACACCGGTGACATCCGCTGGAACTTCGAGAAGTTCCTGATCGGGCCGGGTGGAGACGTGGTGGCGCGGTTCTCGCCGCAGACCGAGCCGGAGTCGGCGGAGGTCGTGGCGGCGGTGGAGAAGCACCTGGGCGCCTGA
- a CDS encoding MerR family transcriptional regulator — MRQELLTIGAFAARARLSPKALRLYDRLGLLAPAHVDEVSGYRYYRADQVERARLVALLRQLDMPLARIAEVVEVGAAQGSVLLATYWADAEARFASQRTLAEYLRGRLSGRSTEMYGKFVVETVDVPERVVLTEKRHTLADELPVWIPASLARLEDGARECGGTTGSPFVVYYAEVSMESDGPAESCVPVADEEAARAWAEKRGRASGIGVRVEPARRLAYARITKAQVAHPQIIAAFEAVEAWIGERGLSYDGPCREVYFADWDAAGPEDAVCDVAFPVR, encoded by the coding sequence GTGCGACAGGAACTGCTCACGATCGGCGCGTTCGCCGCCCGCGCGCGGCTCTCGCCGAAGGCGCTTCGGCTGTACGACCGGCTCGGACTGCTCGCTCCGGCCCATGTCGACGAGGTCAGCGGATACCGCTACTACCGCGCCGACCAGGTCGAGCGCGCCCGGCTGGTCGCGCTGCTGCGGCAGCTCGACATGCCGCTCGCGCGGATCGCCGAGGTGGTGGAGGTAGGGGCGGCGCAGGGCTCCGTGCTCCTCGCCACGTACTGGGCGGATGCCGAGGCGCGGTTCGCTTCGCAGCGGACGCTCGCCGAGTACCTCCGTGGACGGCTGTCCGGGAGGAGTACCGAGATGTACGGGAAGTTCGTGGTCGAGACGGTGGATGTGCCGGAGCGGGTGGTGCTGACGGAGAAGCGGCACACGCTGGCGGATGAGCTGCCGGTCTGGATTCCGGCCTCGCTGGCGCGGCTGGAGGACGGGGCGCGGGAGTGCGGTGGGACGACCGGCTCGCCCTTCGTCGTCTATTACGCCGAGGTCAGCATGGAGAGCGACGGGCCCGCCGAGTCGTGCGTGCCGGTCGCCGACGAGGAGGCTGCGCGGGCGTGGGCCGAGAAGCGGGGGCGGGCGTCGGGGATCGGGGTGCGGGTGGAGCCGGCGCGACGGCTCGCGTACGCGCGGATCACCAAGGCGCAGGTGGCTCATCCGCAGATCATCGCCGCGTTCGAGGCGGTCGAGGCGTGGATCGGGGAGCGGGGGCTGTCGTACGACGGTCCCTGCCGGGAGGTGTACTTCGCGGACTGGGATGCGGCGGGGCCGGAGGACGCGGTGTGTGACGTGGCGTTTCCGGTGAGGTGA
- a CDS encoding MFS transporter, whose product MATAEPTHADDADPGPGPGPGPEPDRGPGSRIRLPAHATDDPADDGLTDDEPREPVTPESKTSESETSECETSESETQGRRTRLKAFAGRHPVAFVTVVAGLLHVVWFFTFANSGGDLAAQDAWAEFVGRHPDSAYNLAWYGGMHPVSYSVVSPYLMSVLGVRTTMMIAGTISAGLLTMILIRSRAIRQPLTPAFAGVFALICNAISGRVTYGLGMVFGLAAAAVVFCWPYRWRYKRWAKALCAAPLAALATAASPVAGLFVGLVAVALFLQKRRPGAYALGIAPTVVVAVSAWLFPFSGTQPMSFGSASLPLISAGLVFALVPKEWKTVRITAAVYGLAVLLVWLISSQIGSNITRLAMLLEGVVLLAALPFTVPKSRKWYVTVLAFTGFVGWIGFKSVDDIIHTTPAASWARELAPLVNQLQVVGAEKGRVEVVPARSHREASALAPYVNLARGWNRQADMERNPLFYDDTLNSANYHEWLQRWAVHYVVLPKGEPDGDGGERERQLVQRGMPYLRQIWGDANWQLFSVTDPTPLADPPAVVDRAEQGELTIEVKKAGRVLIRIPYSPWLGLVDAEGKSVKAPQETQKSKHRAEGTPKTYDNLNGCLMETAENASGDKWTELLAPAPGTYRLAAPYQLPRGTPCPEELR is encoded by the coding sequence GTGGCGACAGCGGAGCCGACACACGCCGACGACGCCGATCCTGGCCCTGGCCCTGGACCGGGTCCTGAGCCGGATCGCGGACCGGGCTCGCGAATACGGCTGCCCGCACACGCCACCGACGACCCCGCTGACGACGGCCTGACGGACGACGAGCCGCGGGAGCCCGTGACACCGGAGTCCAAGACGTCGGAGTCCGAGACGTCGGAGTGCGAGACGTCGGAGTCCGAGACGCAGGGCCGACGTACCCGCCTCAAGGCCTTCGCCGGCCGCCACCCCGTCGCCTTCGTCACCGTCGTGGCGGGCCTCCTGCACGTCGTCTGGTTCTTCACCTTCGCGAACAGCGGCGGAGACCTCGCGGCGCAGGACGCGTGGGCGGAGTTCGTCGGACGGCACCCGGACTCGGCGTACAACCTCGCCTGGTACGGCGGTATGCACCCGGTGTCGTACAGCGTGGTGTCGCCGTATCTGATGTCGGTCCTCGGCGTCCGTACGACGATGATGATCGCCGGGACGATCTCGGCGGGCCTGCTGACGATGATCCTCATCCGCAGCCGTGCGATACGGCAGCCGCTGACCCCCGCCTTCGCGGGTGTGTTCGCGCTCATCTGCAACGCGATTTCGGGGCGGGTGACGTACGGCCTCGGCATGGTCTTCGGGCTCGCCGCGGCCGCCGTGGTCTTCTGCTGGCCGTACCGCTGGCGCTACAAGCGCTGGGCGAAGGCCCTGTGCGCGGCGCCGCTCGCCGCGCTGGCGACCGCCGCGTCGCCGGTGGCCGGACTGTTCGTGGGCCTGGTCGCGGTCGCCCTCTTCCTCCAGAAGCGCCGTCCCGGCGCGTACGCGCTCGGCATCGCGCCGACCGTCGTCGTCGCGGTCTCGGCCTGGCTGTTCCCCTTCTCCGGCACCCAGCCGATGTCCTTCGGCTCGGCCTCGCTGCCGCTGATCTCCGCCGGGCTGGTCTTCGCGCTCGTTCCCAAGGAGTGGAAGACGGTCCGGATCACGGCGGCGGTGTACGGACTCGCCGTGCTCCTCGTGTGGCTGATCAGCTCGCAGATCGGCTCGAACATCACCCGCCTTGCGATGCTGCTCGAGGGCGTCGTGCTGCTCGCCGCGCTCCCCTTCACCGTGCCGAAGTCACGCAAGTGGTACGTGACCGTCCTCGCCTTCACCGGATTCGTCGGATGGATCGGCTTCAAGTCGGTCGACGACATCATCCATACGACACCGGCGGCGTCCTGGGCCCGCGAGCTCGCTCCGCTGGTGAACCAGCTCCAGGTCGTCGGTGCCGAGAAGGGCCGCGTGGAGGTGGTCCCCGCCCGCTCGCACCGCGAGGCGTCCGCGCTCGCGCCGTACGTGAACCTCGCCCGCGGCTGGAACCGCCAGGCCGACATGGAGCGCAACCCGCTCTTCTACGACGACACCCTCAACTCCGCGAACTACCACGAGTGGCTGCAGCGCTGGGCCGTCCACTACGTGGTGCTGCCCAAGGGCGAACCGGACGGGGACGGCGGCGAGCGCGAGCGTCAGCTGGTCCAGCGCGGCATGCCCTACCTTCGCCAGATCTGGGGCGACGCGAACTGGCAGCTCTTCTCGGTCACGGATCCCACGCCGCTGGCCGATCCGCCGGCCGTCGTCGACCGGGCGGAGCAGGGCGAGCTGACCATCGAGGTGAAGAAGGCGGGCCGCGTTCTCATCCGCATTCCGTACTCGCCGTGGCTCGGGCTCGTCGACGCCGAGGGCAAGAGCGTGAAGGCTCCGCAGGAGACGCAGAAGTCCAAGCACCGTGCGGAGGGTACGCCGAAGACGTACGACAACCTCAACGGCTGCCTCATGGAAACCGCGGAGAACGCCTCCGGCGACAAGTGGACGGAACTCCTGGCCCCCGCCCCCGGCACCTACCGCCTGGCGGCCCCCTACCAACTCCCCCGGGGAACCCCGTGCCCCGAGGAACTGCGCTGA